Genomic DNA from Prunus persica cultivar Lovell chromosome G1, Prunus_persica_NCBIv2, whole genome shotgun sequence:
CACTGACTGTTTGACGAATATTTTTGGAAGAGTTGGTATGGAGTCACTGCTTTTTGATGTGCCTTTTGTATGCAAGTCGTGGTACAAAGCAAGCCTCGATCCTTGTTGCTGGCAACGTCTCATATTTCCCAACGTCTCCTTTTTTGGAAGATTTGTCAATGAATATCGAATTGACGCGTGGAAGTTTTCGACTAGGGCGTTTATTAAGTTTGTCATCGGTCGTAGCAAAGGACAAGCTACTGTTCTCAGCCTACCTCCATCTGCTTCGGAAACAGACTTGAAATATGTTTCGGATGTGTAAGTTTCTGCTTGAccattttgttaattttccttttcaaatgTATCCACCATATGACTTAGTCATTGTAAAATTTTGTTTGCAGGTGTGGTGATCTCAAGGTTCTGGCATTTCATGGGTACAAACCACATGTAATCCCAAAGCTGATTGGTAAGTGGAAACATTTGGAGTGGTTAATGTTGGAAAGCGGCGATGATTTCGAAGAAATCCTCTCACAGATCAGCGTTCACTGCAAGGATTTTTGTGGCTTATGTGTGTCtaatgatgttttttttactGGAGAGGGAATAGCAATCGTTAACTTCCTGCCTAAGATTAAACAGTTGATCTTTAGGAGGGTGGAAATTGGTCGAGATGATCTTATGGCGTTACTGCTGCGCTGGAAAAAGCTTCTGCTGCTGGAAGGCAGTGATTGTGTAGGTTTTAGTCCGGATGCTTAGGAGATTTCACATTGGTAATTTCTGCTTTAAGGGCTCTTGTGATTATGCTTTTGATGATGACTCGACGAAATGGTGAACGATGGATATAACTCTAATTAACTGAATTTTAATTAGTGAATGTGTTATCTCctgaattttgatttttgaaatTACCGAAATGGTTACCGCTATATATactttattttgatatttcttaatataaatattattttctgtCAATTTGATAAAGCCATGAACATTATTTTTTGTCCAAATTTGGTAAAACAATTcggtaatttttttaatttgttaattttcttatGAAGAAACGAATGGGTATTATTTATTATGAACATTACCGGTATCATTAATGGAAGTCAATCGGGAGGCACAAGAGCCATTATAGCTTTTCTCCTACATTTGAATACAGTATACTTTAGGGTTTAATTAGGCATGTATTAAAAGAATTTCCCACAAAGGGTTAGCATGGTTGCGCTGTCGCTGTATTGTTTTGTACCACTCAATGTGGTCTCCTAATCATATAAGGATTGGGAACTTTCTTGTGGATTAGGGTTTCATTAATGTAATAAGGATAGCTAAAGAGTTTCCTTATGGGTAAGACTTTCTAGACATATGCATATAAATACCAGAGCTCCTGCTTAACCAAAATCACGCGACCTACACTAAAGTATTCACCCCATCCAGAATTAGAGAGATCAGATTGAGAAGAAGAGCTCTTGTATAAGTTCTTGATATTTCCACAACTTCTATGACAAGCCAAAAGGTAAGTGTTCTATTTATATGCAGTCAATATGGTTTGCAGTCGCTTCTTATTTCATTGCTTTATCTGTGGTTTTGCAATGATTCTTTTCTCAGCTCTCTCTTAATTTagattattaattagttttttctACTGATGTTTAATacttctttgtgttttttgcATTTTGCTTATGTATGTATCTAGTTCTGTGTTGATATATTTTGATGTAGGATATATAGGTGAATTGAGTATTTGGGTACTTTAGCGGAAGCGAAAACAATAGAAAATAGAACAAGAAGGATAGGTTTGGAATCACCTCAGGGGGGGGGTTTCACTTCAACTAATTAGTCTCCAATCTCTAGAAAATAAACTTTTCTTATATCTCAACAACTCAACTCCATAATGAATTACATGAGAGCCTAGAGACAATAGGATAAAAATTCCCTTGCTAAAACATAAATTCTaacctaaataaaatatgaaacttcGAAATCctattaaaatttgaaaaacttaaaaatctTACTAAAATATGGAAAACTTAGAGAACAAGTTATAAACTAATCGCAAGAATAACAAATTGCCTGATTtaaagacaaaattaaatgacttcctcctccatctctttcttttgtaaacCCTAATGGATTTGACAAAGATGTCCTCATCATATTTATAGCTGGACTAATATTTATGCTTTGATTTGTTGTAGATGGATCAAAGAAGATGGGAGGACTTAGACGTGGACTGTTTGTTGATTGTGTTGGGAAAAGTTGGAATGGAGTCGCTGCTTTTGGGTGTCCCTTTTGTGTGCAAGTCATGGTACAAAGCAAGCCTCGATCCTTCATTCTGGCAATGTCTCATATTACCGGACTTTCATGATGGTTTTATGGTTGCTcggttttcttattttgcaaaaaatcaattttggaTCGCTACTcccttttatagaaaattcatACGTCAGTACCGAATGAGTAAGTACCGTTTCTCCATGACTGGTTTTGTAAAGCTTGTTGTTAGTCGTAGCTGTGGAAATGCTACTTCTCTGAGCCTACCTGAATGTTCAAACAGACTACTGAGATTAGTCGCAAATACgtaagttattttattttattttaattattggcATTTCAATGGTTTGTTTTGCTGgatgtgtatttttatttttgttttctctttggcATTTACTTCAATTTATACTATTCAATATTTATGATGAACTGCTGTTTGCAGGTGTCCTAGCCTCAAGGCTTTGACTTTGCCTAGAAATTTCGTGTTACGGGAATCAAGCATAATTATGGAACTGACTGAAAAGTTGAAACATTTGGAGTCATTGTCTTTGGGAAACGACATAGATATTACTGAAATTCTTTCACAGATCAGCCTTCACTGCAAGAACTTTCGTAGGTTAGACGTCTTTCGTGCTTCATTATGTAAAGATAAGGCATTGTCGATTGTCAAGTTCGTACCTAATATTGAATACTTAAGCTTGAGGAGGGCAATCATTCGTCGGTGCGATCTCATCACAATACTGCAGGGATGTAGGGAGCTTGTGTTTTTGGATGTCAGTGGTACTGGTTTTGATGAGGGTGACCATGAAATATCAATGTTTGCTTCTCATATTTCTAATTTTAGGTGTAAGGGTTTGATGCATGACAAAATATGTGGtgtgaaaaattaattagaatAAAGTGGCTCAAAGTTGGAAGGAAATAGTGCAACAGAGGAAAATTCCAACTAAATGTCAATTATGGCACTACGAAAAGAACGAAAGCATATCGTCGAGATTTTCGAATTGATTAAAGAAGTTTGAAGCAATTATGATTCTGTCAAGAttagtatttaatttaatgttttattttatattttg
This window encodes:
- the LOC18793653 gene encoding F-box/LRR-repeat protein At3g48880, which translates into the protein MDQRRWEEFNTDCLTNIFGRVGMESLLFDVPFVCKSWYKASLDPCCWQRLIFPNVSFFGRFVNEYRIDAWKFSTRAFIKFVIGRSKGQATVLSLPPSASETDLKYVSDVCGDLKVLAFHGYKPHVIPKLIGKWKHLEWLMLESGDDFEEILSQISVHCKDFCGLCVSNDVFFTGEGIAIVNFLPKIKQLIFRRVEIGRDDLMALLLRWKKLLLLEGSDCVGFSPDA
- the LOC18793537 gene encoding F-box/LRR-repeat protein At3g48880 translates to MTSQKMDQRRWEDLDVDCLLIVLGKVGMESLLLGVPFVCKSWYKASLDPSFWQCLILPDFHDGFMVARFSYFAKNQFWIATPFYRKFIRQYRMSKYRFSMTGFVKLVVSRSCGNATSLSLPECSNRLLRLVANTCPSLKALTLPRNFVLRESSIIMELTEKLKHLESLSLGNDIDITEILSQISLHCKNFRRLDVFRASLCKDKALSIVKFVPNIEYLSLRRAIIRRCDLITILQGCRELVFLDVSGTGFDEGDHEISMFASHISNFRCKGLMHDKICGVKN